A single genomic interval of Coccidioides posadasii str. Silveira chromosome 1, complete sequence harbors:
- the SEC7 gene encoding guanine nucleotide exchange protein for ADP-robosylation factor (BUSCO:12959at4751~EggNog:ENOG410PG3R~COG:U~BUSCO:110at33183), with the protein MAQRDVPEHDVVTGTSLSDEPAGSPANNEATMAELNETDPVPHTTELSTSASQEVPSQNEPSNTQESTNDAVQGTGKESGDPAAPQENIGEEGPSIPVITSSNTALEADKENQSHPSPIPLPAETRERSDSRSTVATQGMHRSAPLTSAVFVITALDTIAASKEARRSKELGDAVSLAQGNIKQSEQHPIDPEIIFRPLELASKTVSIPLQITALDCIGKLITYSYFAFPSSPGEPSSESQNQPPLIERAIETICDCFENEATPPEIQQQIIKSLLAAVLNDKIVVHGAGLLKAVRQIYNIFIYSKSSQNQHIAQGSLTQMVGTVYDRVRLRLDLKEARLRDAQSQRNRSESDASLDQPNDDASNEQDESPEDGQSVVSDHPVAKEPREKMTLQSFETNKDDAMVNDNAPTMVTRAKANRKASRSVPGEDLDPATDDEDEIYVKDAFLVFRALCKLSHKILSHEQQQDLKSQNMRSKLLSLHLMQHLLSNHVTVFTSPLATIKSSSNTGDTMTLLQAIRPHLCLSLSRNGASSVPPVFEVCCEIFWLMLRHMRVMLKKELEVFFKEIYLAILEKRNSPMFQKKYFMDILGRLSTDPRALVELYLNYDCDRMALENTFQGIIEQLSRISSMPVAVTVQQQQQYQEHRANTPTSAHDWHQPGTLPPSLSTAKIDNIAPTSSQNIPPEYAMKQRALECLVEILRSLDTWSSQDTNSSKSLPREPFSRNSLAMSRESLDTAAPTLSTASPRVDSGEPLTGQSTPVAEDDPNEIEKAKQQKIALTNAIRQFNFKPKRGMKLFLSEGFIRSDSPSDIASFLLRNERLDKAAVGEFLGEGDAENIAIMHAFVDLMDFGDRGFVDALREFLQSFRLPGESQKIDRFMLKFAERYLTGNPKSFATADDPYVLAYSVIMLNTDLHSSKLKRKMTKEDFIRNNRDLQDVPQEYLGGIYDEIANNEIVLYSEREHAANLGQPIPAPGLASRAGQVLATVGRDIQGEKYAQASEEIANKTEQLYRSLIRAQRKSAMKEALSRFIPATSVRHVGSMFNVTWMSFLSGLSAQVQDTQNLDTIRQCMEGIRLAIRVSCAFDLETPRVAFVTALAKFTNLGNLREMMAKNLEALKVLLDVAISEGNHLKSSWREILTCISQLDRFQLLTDGVDEGALPDMSVARVVPPSDSSRTRKSLQVPRRPRPRSINGSTQFRPDIAMESRSTEMVRGVDRIFTNTANLSQDAIVDFVWALSNVSWQEIQSSGQSESPRTYSLQKLVEISYYNMTRVRIEWNRIWEVLGEHFNHVGCHANTAVVFFALDSLRQLSMRFLEIEELPGFKFQKDFLKPFEHVMANSTVVTVKDMVLRCLIQMIQARGNNIRSGWKTMFGVFSVAAREPYEGIVNMAFEHVSQIYNTRFGVIITQGAFPDLVVCLTEFSKNLKFQKKSLQAIETLKSTVPKMLKTPECPLSHHRSSTSSAPSDTVVPLTPQTSRQSAEEQFWYPVLIAFQDVLMTGDDLEVRSRALTYLFEILIRYGGDFPTEFWDVLWRQLLYPIFVVLQSKSEMSKVPNHEELSVWLSTTMIQALRHMITLFTHYFDALEYMLDRFLGLLTLCICQENDTIARIGSNCLQQLILQNVQKFQATHWDKIVGAFVELFEKTTAYELFTAVIPNPAKSSESSKVADDSASVNEISNEQIAVGDETSINGDQRPATATEAEEAKSPQHSAQLEDHASPTEQQQAPLAISASRRKFFNRIITNCVLQLLMIETVNELFSNDAVYEQIPSHELLRLMALLKKSYQFAKKFNEAKDLRVALWKQGFMKQPPNLLKQESGSAATYVNILFRMYHDEGDERKSSRGETEEALIPLCADIIRGYVKLDEETQQRNIAAWRPVVVDVVEGYTGFPRETFDKHVETFYPLGVELLSRDLNSEVRLALQSLFRRVGECRLGMRPVSPVEAPMSPRGSVSHSYFGNGHRRSRGRSIKG; encoded by the exons ATGGCTCAGCGCGATGTGCCCGAGCACGACGTTGTGACCGGCACGTCCCTCTCCGATGAACCCGCCGGCTCTCCCGCAAATAACGAAGCAACAATGGCGGAACTAAATGAGACTGATCCCGTCCCTCACACTACAGAACTGTCGACATCCGCATCCCAAGAAGTGCCTTCGCAGAACGAGCCTTCGAATACCCAAGAGTCTACCAATGATGCAGTTCAAGGGACCGGGAAAGAATCGGGGGACCCCGCCGCTCCGCAAGAGAACATTGGTGAAGAGGGACCGAGCATTCCAGTGATCACTAGCTCTAATACGGCACTGGAGGCTGATAAAGAAAATCAATCCCACCCGAGCCCGATTCCTTTGCCAGCGGAAACAAGGGAACGATCGGACTCGCGGTCCACCGTTGCTACTCAAGGCATGCACCGATCGGCACCGCTTACCTCCGCAGTATTTGTTATCACTGCCCTGGACACAATCGCAGCTTCAAAGGAAGCGCGACGCAGTAAGGAGTTGGGCGACGCCGTGAGCTTAGCCCAGGGAAACATCAAACAGTCTGAACAGCACCCCATTGACCCTGAAATTATCTTTCGACCTTTGGAGTTGGCTAGCAAGACCGTTAGCATCCCCCTACAAATTACTGCTCTAGATTGTATTGGCAAACTCATCACATATTCCTACTTCGCATTCCCTTCCTCCCCGGGCGAACCCAGCTCGGAATCGCAGAATCAACCACCACTAATAGAACGTGCTATCGAGACAATATGCGACTGTTTTGAAAATGAAGCCACTCCGCCAGAAATACAACAGCAAATTATTAAATCCTTGCTCGCTGCAGTGCTCAACGACAAGATTGTTGTTCATGGTGCTGGTTTACTCAAAGCTGTGAGGCAGATATATAACATTTTTATTTATTCGAAGTCCAGCCAGAACCAGCATATTGCTCAAGGATCGCTTACCCAAATGGTTGGCACCGTTTATGATCGTGTACGCCTCCGCCTAGATCTAAAAGAAGCACGACTCCGGGATGCCCAGAGCCAGCGTAACCGCTCTGAATCCGATGCGTCACTCGATCAGCCTAACGATGATGCCTCAAATGAGCAGGATGAGTCCCCTGAAGATGGGCAATCCGTTGTTTCTGACCACCCTGTTGCGAAGGAGCcaagagagaagatgacTTTACAAAGCTTTGAGACAAATAAAGATGACGCGATGGTAAATGATAACGCGCCTACGATGGTAACTCGGGCAAAGGCCAATCGGAAGGCGTCCCGTTCGGTTCCAGGTGAAGACCTGGATCCGGCAACAGACGACGAAGACGAAATTTACGTGAAAGATGCATTCCTCGTTTTCCGAGCACTATGCAAACTGAGCCATAAGATTCTATCCCATGAACAACAACAAGATCTTAAGTCGCAAAACATGAGATCAAAGTTACTGTCGCTGCATTTGATGCAACATCTTCTCAGCAACCATGTTACCGTGTTCACATCTCCTCTTGCTACCATTAAGAGTAGCTCGAACACCGGTGACACTATGACACTGTTGCAGGCTATAAGGCCACACCTTTGTTTGAGTTTGAGTAGAAATGGCGCCAGCTCTGTACCCCCGGTATTCGAGGTTTGCTGTGAGATATTCTGGCTAATGTTGAGACACATGCGGGTCATGTTAAAG AAAGAATTGGAGGTATTTTTCAAGGAGATATACCTCGCCATCCTAGAGAAACGCAATTCACCGATGttccaaaaaaaatatttcATGGATATCCTTGGAAGGTTATCCACGGATCCTCGCGCTCTCGTCGAACTATACTTAAACTATGATTGTGATCGTATGGCTTTAGAGAACACGTTTCAAGG CATCATCGAACAATTGTCGAGAATATCGAGCATGCCTGTGGCAGTAACTGtacagcaacagcagcaatATCAAGAACACCGTGCGAATACCCCGACTTCTGCCCATGACTGGCACCAGCCGGGAACACTACCTCCGTCCTTGTCAACAGCAAAAATCGATAATATCGCACCTACAAGCTCTCAAAATATACCACCTGAATATGCTATGAAACAAAGGGCTTTGGAATGCCTTGTAGAAATTTTGCGATCTTTGGACACATGGTCTTCACAGGACACGaattcttcaaaatctttaCCCCGCGAACCATTTTCACGAAACTCCTTGGCGATGTCTAGGGAATCTCTTGACACAGCAGCACCGACATTATCGACCGCCTCACCAAGAGTAGATTCTGGGGAACCTTTGACTGGCCAATCGACTCCCGTTGCAGAAGACGATCCCAACGAAATTGAAAAAGCCAAGCAGCAGAAGATTGCATTAACAAATGCGATTCGGCAGTTCAATTTTAAGCCAAAGAGAGGAATGAAGCTTTTTCTCTCCGAAGGCTTTATTCGGTCGGATTCACCTTCTGATATTGCCAGTTTTCTGCTTCGAAATGAACGATTGGATAAAGCTGCTGTTGGCGAATTTCTTGGTGAGGGGGATGCGGAAAACATTGCAATAATGCATGCATTTGTCGATTTGATGGATTTTGGCGATCGTGGCTTTGTTGATGCGCTCCGCGAGTTCTTACAAAGCTTTCGGCTTCCAGGGGAATCCCAAAAGATCGATCGCTTTATGCTAAAATTTGCCGAGCGGTATCTTACAGGGAATCCGAAGTCTTTCGCTACGGCCGACGATCCCTACGTTCTTGCATACTCTGTAATCATGCTTAATACCGACCTTCACAGTTCTAAATTGAAGCGCAAAATGACCAAGGAAGATTTTATCCGAAATAATAGGGACCTGCAAGATGTTCCCCAGGAATACCTTGGAGGTATCTATGATGAAATTGCTAATAACGAGATTGTTCTATACAGTGAGCGAGAGCATGCAGCAAACCTTGGCCAGCCCATTCCGGCTCCGGGGCTCGCCTCTAGAGCCGGACAAGTTTTAGCCACGGTCGGTAGGGATATCCAAGGCGAAAAGTACGCTCAGGCCTCAGAAGAGATAGCCAACAAGACGGAACAGCTTTATCGAAGTTTAATCCGGGCCCAGAGGAAGTCTGCCATGAAGGAAGCACTCTCCAGATTTATCCCGGCTACCTCCGTACGCCATGTTGGCTCTATGTTCAATGTGACCTGGATGTCGTTTTTGTCTGGTCTCTCGGCTCAAGTGCAGGATACCCAAAACCTAGACACTATTCGGCAGTGTATGGAGGGTATTAGGCTCGCCATTCGTGTATCATGTGCCTTTGATTTAGAGACTCCACGAGTTGCGTTTGTAACTGCTCTTGCGAAGTTTACCAATCTTGGGAATCTTCGAGAAATGATGGCAAAGAACCTGGAAGCTCTCAAAGTGCTACTTGACGTCGCGATTAGTGAAGGAAATCATCTAAAAAGCTCTTGGAGAGAAATCCTAACGTGCATCAGCCAACTTGATCGGTTTCAACTACTTACTGATGGGGTAGACGAGGGGGCTCTTCCAGACATGTCCGTTGCTCGGGTAGTGCCTCCATCGGATAGTTCGCGCACTCGCAAATCGTTGCAGGTTCCCCGGAGACCAAGGCCACGATCAATCAACGGCTCGACCCAGTTTAGACCAGACATCGCCATGGAGAGCCGGTCGACTGAAATGGTCAGGGGAGTAGATAGAATATTTACTAACACCGCGAACTTGTCTCAAGATGCGATTGTGGATTTCGTCTGGGCTCTAAGCAATGTCAGCTGGCAAGAGATACAGTCTTCCGGTCAAAGTGAGTCTCCGCGGACATACAGTCTTCAAAAGCTAGTGGAGATCAGCTATTATAATATGACACGAGTCAGGATCGAATGGAACAGAATCTGGGAAGTCCTTGGCGAACATTTCAACCACGTCGGCTGCCATGCTAACACAGCGGTTGTCTTTTTCGCCTTGGATTCCCTTCGACAGCTATCCATGAGATTTCTAGAAATTGAGGAGCTGCCCGGCTTCAAGTTCCAAAAAGACTTTTTGAAGCCTTTTGAGCATGTGATGGCCAACAGCACCGTTGTGACTGTCAAAGACATGGTTCTGCGATGCTTGATCCAGATGATACAGGCTAGAGGGAACAATATTAGATCTGGATGGAAAACTATGTTTGGTGTTTTCTCTGTGGCTGCAAGAGAGCCGTACG AGGGAATCGTAAACATGGCTTTCGAGCACGTCTCTCAAATATACAACACGCGTTTTGGAGTCATCATCACTCAGGGCGCTTTCCCGGACTTGGTAGTTTGCTTGACAGAATTCTCGAAGAACTTGAAGTTTCAGAAAAAGTCCTTGCAGGCAATTGAAACTCTCAAGTCAACAGTTCCCAAGATGCTTAAAACCCCCGAATGCCCTCTTTCTCATCACCGTTCCTCTACATCCAGTGCTCCAAGCGACACCGTCGTTCCACTGACGCCACAGACGAGCAGACAGTCAGCGGAAGAACAGTTCTGGTATCCTGTTCTAATAGCATTCCAAGACGTCCTCATGACTGGGGATGACCTTGAAGTGCGATCTAG GGCGTTGACTTACCTCTTCGAAATCCTTATCCGGTATGGTGGCGACTTCCCAACAGAATTCTGGGATGTTCTTTGGCGACAGCTGTTGTATCCTATATTTGTGGTGTTACAGTCAAAGTCAGAGATGTCAAAAGTACCAAATCACGAAGAGCTTTCTGTTTGGCTCTCGACAACCATGATCCAAGCCTTACGACATATGATCACGTTGTTCACGCACTACTTTGATGCTTTGGAGTATATGTTGGATCGTTTCTTAGGGCTGCTAACTCTCTGCATATGTCAAGAGAACGACACGATTGCTAGAATCGGCAGCAATTGTCTCCAGCAGTTGATTTTGCAAAATGTACAGAAATTTCAGGCTACGCACTGGGACAAAATCGTCGGAGCTTTTGTGGAGCTGTTTGAAAAGACCACTGCTTATGAACTCTTTACAGCTGTTATTCCTAATCCTGCGAAGAGTTCGGAATCCTCAAAAGTAGCCGACGATTCAGCATCGGTGAACGAAATTTCAAATGAGCAAATCGCCGTGGGAGATGAGACATCCATCAATGGCGACCAACGACCGGCTACAGCGACCGAAGCGGAAGAAGCCAAAAGCCCCCAACATTCTGCTCAGCTTGAAGATCATGCATCACCCACCGAGCAGCAACAGGCTCCCCTAGCCATTAGTGCTTCACGTCGAAAATTTTTCAACCGCATTATAACTAATTGCGTTCTCCAGCTGCTGATGATCGAGACAGTTAATGAATTGTTTTCAAATGATGCAGTGTACGAACAAATTCCAAGCCATGAACTGTTACGTCTAATGGCActtctgaagaagagctaTCAATTTGCGAAGAAATTCAACGAAGCCAAGGATCTCAGGGTCGCTCTTTGGAAGCAAGGATTCATGAAGCAGCCGCCTAACCTCCTGAAACAAGAAAGCGGGAGCGCTGCGACATATGTGAACATCCTTTTCCGGATGTACCATGATGAGGGCGATGAGAGAAAAAGTAGTCGAGGGGAAACTGAAGAAGCTCTTATACC GCTTTGTGCGGACATCATCCGCGGCTATGTCAAATTAGATGAAGAGACCCAGCAGCGCAACATTGCCGCCTGGCGACCTGTTGTAGTCGATGTGGTAGAAGGCTACACAGGCTTTCCACGCGAGACTTTCGACAAGCACGTTGAAACCTTTTATCCTCTCGGAGTGGAATTACTCTCCCGCGATCTCAACAGCGAAGTTCGCCTCGCTCTCCAGTCTCTTTTTCGGCGAGTTGGCGAATGTCGACTTGGAATGAGGCCCGTGTCACCAGTGGAGGCGCCCATGAGTCCGCGCGGCTCGGTGTCGCATAGTTATTTTGGGAATGGCCACAGACGCAGCAGAGGTCGATCTATAAAAGGCTAA
- a CDS encoding uncharacterized protein (EggNog:ENOG410QDDP): MALTLRRHHTYEYGAFREILELHVPYSIIREYIPGILNYIVQPGSSRRPLQIDITSVLAQAPLLRSGPIPRSAYKRCLNALLDQLHDLQFSVRMPRIMARLMEDVRRAQRGDWVSLLCTFACYRDLLDRDRLHATQDLCDDLRLYVLQMLHKIAKNADLSISLSFVDLLEKRRFHEGMEILWEALSRSRVRWFDLYCSRGEIDLYLSGQPSRRIMKYVRRKRLTEQEELSPPALTFGLAQAARRRRFRNPYDSDDSIDGSGVMARGKERTTAFPRRGILELFLKPYG, translated from the coding sequence ATGGCACTCACCCTCAGACGCCACCATACATATGAGTACGGCGCTTTTCGGGAGATCCTCGAACTTCATGTCCCGTACAGTATCATCCGAGAGTACATCCCCGGCATTCTAAATTATATCGTCCAACCCGGATCATCTCGTCGTCCGCTGCAAATAGATATCACTTCTGTCCTCGCGCAGGCGCCCTTATTAAGGTCAGGACCCATTCCAAGGAGTGCATACAAGCGCTGCCTAAATGCTCTCCTCGACCAACTCCACGACCTCCAGTTCTCTGTGAGAATGCCCCGCATCATGGCACGGCTCATGGAGGATGTTCGAAGAGCACAGCGGGGAGATTGGGTATCCCTTCTCTGCACTTTCGCATGCTACCGTGACCTTCTTGACCGAGATCGGCTTCACGCAACCCAAGACCTCTGCGACGATCTAAGACTCTACGTCCTCCAAATGCTCCACAAAATCGCCAAAAATGCTGACCTCTCTATATCGTTAAGCTTTGTCGATCTACTGGAGAAAAGGAGGTTCCACGAAGGCATGGAAATCCTCTGGGAAGCGCTATCGCGTTCGAGAGTGCGGTGGTTCGACCTCTACTGCTCGCGTGGAGAGATCGACCTTTATCTATCGGGGCAGCCGTCGAGGCGGATCATGAAATATGTACGGCGGAAGCGGCTTACGGAGCAAGAAGAGTTATCCCCGCCCGCTTTGACCTTTGGCTTGGCTCAGGCAGCCAGGAGAAGGCGCTTTCGGAACCCGTATGATTCGGATGACAGCATTGATGGCTCTGGAGTTATGGCGAGGGGGAAGGAGAGGACGACAGCTTTTCCAAGACGAGGGATTTTGGAACTTTTTTTGAAGCCTTACGGCTAA
- a CDS encoding uncharacterized protein (EggNog:ENOG410PG6Z~COG:O), whose protein sequence is MPNPHPDPSLSSFDEPESNKNSSAGESRDSGPDPVLTPSTVSSAPSSQPNGEVNGHLSQPNMPDENASSPAANADGLEKKQEAGAETMTPKTDATPASLSTADNDSKKPLCKKHGVVHEIKSEKSKMKKKAADSSSSESESDDDSSSEASSSSSSSDTSESDSDDSSDYDSHKKSKRKKKKKRAKERSKKLKSKKKARKIETSSSEDDSDSDEDVSSEDEKSKKSKARAKKKARKAKKLQEEETEDGGEVDEPETHSRGAQRGRGGLQFRGGMRPRRKLRQTGYVDNKLLAEQTAQQAALLQQQQRALQKASKSKKQKRASKVAYKRIDQLWDNTLHNYKLTETVKDPDANEWDQYIFTVRRRFDWDNKYLETLVDIKSKALRDALAHVMDGVKSVSLVQDTPAVDPNMLFLYLEECRAYVKELKASAKTADKKKVRRQTELKAAHLKVLVKYLDKDYAETKKTLYPLLENNTITFDLLWALFKPNTVVYTPTYGAVDEPRAFKLEYASKESSFMKGQWYSIEGRYLEYDGKSFGMGTMTSEVDFFKGPRKITSLACYPIQYHRDAEGLKSKLVERGKKFVSLQGMNYRFHQGMAFFKKRRSIIKVNINGRVMVDPALHRRINPNYPISTVKPKDSDLPEGSSSDSDDDGCCCLGSSSESERLNRDDTPRTKLKVVHDKEGKPHLVEVEIDENGNEIMKEDIDKIKDGASGNGDIDFTEEELLIASPVVLGFAFSEKLWLEFTISGIREIEWNSGAFDSLVLPGNQKSIVKALVESHTFHAAENIEDVIQGKGKGLVAVLHGPPGTGKTLTAEGIAELLKRPLYMVSAGELGTDSRTLEGELNKILDIAHSWGAVLLLDEADVFLEKRTIQDIHRNALVSIFLRLLEYFQGILFLTTNRVETFDDAFQSRIHVALRYGDLTAKAKRAVWKMFLDKVRTKEGLEVVKFTDKDYDTLARHALNGRQIKNSVRTAQALALNEQTALSMEHINRVLDVAETFEQDLKGGTGYMDAMRSYT, encoded by the exons ATGCCGAATCCTCATCCTGACCCGTCTCTGTCTTCCTTCGACGAACCTGAGTCAAACAAGAATAGTTCTGCGGGTGAGAGCCGCGATTCGGGTCCTGACCCTGTCTTGACTCCGTCAACAGTTTCTTCAGCTCCTTCTTCCCAGCCAAACGGCGAGGTTAACGGCCATTTAAGTCAGCCAAACATGCCAGACGAAAATGCAAGCTCCCCCGCGGCCAATGCCGACGGACTAGAGAAGAAGCAGGAAGCGGGCGCCGAAACTATGACCCCAAAAACAGACGCAACCCCAGCTTCCTTGTCCACCGCAGACAACGATTCGAAGAAGCCGCTCTGCAAGAAACACGGAGTTGTTCATGAGATCAAGTCAGAAAAGtcgaaaatgaagaagaaagccgCGGATTCATCCTCCTCTGAGAGTGAGAGTGACGACGATTCATCCTCCGAAGCTTCTagctcttcctcttcctctgaTACTTCCGAATCGGATTCTGACGATTCTTCTGATTATGATTCCCACAAAAAGtcgaaaagaaagaagaagaagaagagggccaagGAGCGCTCCAAAAAATTGAAATCGAAAAAGAAAGCTAGAAAAATAGAGACTTCGTCTTCCGAAGACGACAGTGATAGCGATGAAGATGTCTCTTCCGAAGATGAAAAGTCTAAGAAATCCAAGGCACGggcgaagaagaaggccaGAAAAGCCAAgaagcttcaagaagaagagacagaAGATGGTGGAGAGGTAGACGAACCTGAAACACACAGCCGTGGTGCTCAACGGGGAAGAGGTGGTCTCCAGTTTCGGGGTGGAATGCGTCCGCGTCGCAAGCTGAGACAGACTGGTTATGTGGATAACAAGCTTCTCGCCGAGCAAACAGCTCAGCAGGCAGCATTGTTACAGCAGCAACAACGGGCTCTGCAGAAGGCATCCAAGTCAAAGAAGCAGAAGCGTGCATCCAAAGTTGCATATAAGCGAATTGATCAAT TATGGGATAACACCCTCCACAATTACAAATTGACAGAGACAGTCAAGGATCCGGATGCAAATGAATGGGACCAGTACATCTTCACTGTGCGCCGTCGGTTTGACTGGGATAACAAATATCTCGAAACACTTGTTGACATTAAGAGTAAAGCTCTCCGAGATGCGTTGGCCCATGTCATGGATGGTGTTAAGAGCGTCAGTCTCGTTCAAGACACCCCGGCTGTTGACCCCAACATGCTCTTCCTCTATCTAGAAGAGTGCCGTGCATACGTAAAGGAGCTCAAAGCATCCGCAAAAACAGCAGATAAGAAGAAGGTTAGAAGGCAAACAGAGTTGAAGGCGGCACACCTAAAGGTTCTGGTGAAGTACCTCGACAAGGATTATGCAGAAACGAAGAAAACATTGTATCCGCTACTGGAGAACAACACCATTACTTTTGATCTCCTCTGGGCTCTATTCAAGCCGAATACCGTTGTTTATACTCCTACTTATGGAGCTGTCGACGAACCCCGCGCGTTTAAGCTAGAATATGCCAGCAAAGAGAGTTCGTTCATGAAGGGCCAATGGTACTCCATTGAAGGACGATATTTGGAGTACGACGGTAAATCGTTTGGCATGGGTACTATGACTAGCGAAGTCGATTTCTTTAAGGGCCCTCGAAAGATCACTAGCCTTGCGTGCTATCCTATCCAGTACCATCGGGATGCTGAAGGGCTAAAGTCCAAACTCGTCGAGCGCGGCAAGAAATTTGTCTCTCTTCAGGGAATGAACTATCGCTTCCATCAAGGCATGGCTTTTTTCAAGAAGCGTCGTTCGATCATTAAAGTAAACATCAATGGGCGTGTGATGGTGGATCCTGCGCTACATCGCCGAATCAATCCGAACTACCCTATTAGCACCGTTAAGCCGAAGGATTCAGATCTTCCAGAGGGGTCAAGTAGCGACAGCGATGACGatggctgctgctgtcttGGTTCCTCATCAGAGTCGGAACGGTTAAATCGCGATGATACCCCTCGAACTAAACTCAAGGTTGTTCACGATAAAGAGGGCAAACCTCATCTGGTTGAAGTCGAGATCGATGAAAACGGCAATGAGATTATGAAGGAAGATATTGACAAGATCAAAGACGGTGCTTCCGGGAACGGCGACATTGATTTTACCGAAGAGGAGCTTTTGATTGCAAGTCCCGTCGTTTTGGGATTTGCTTTCAGCGAGAAGCTCTGGCTGGAATTCACTATCTCTGGAATTAGAGAAATTGAATGGAACTCCGGCGCCTTCGATTCTCTAGTGCTTCCAGGGAATCAAAAGTCAATTGTTAAGGCTCTTGTGGAGTCTCACACTTTCCATGCAGCGGAAAATATCGAAGATGTTAtccaaggaaaaggaaagggtCTTGTTGCTGTTTTGCACGGTCCTCCTGGTACTGGAAAGACTCTCACTGCAGAAGGCATCGCAGAATTACTTAAGCGTCCACTTTACATGGTGAGCGCTGGTGAGCTTGGGACCGATTCGCGCACTCTCGAGGGCGAGCTGAACAAGATCCTTGACATTGCCCACTCCTGGGGTGCGGTTCTTCTCCTGGATGAAGCGGACGTATTTTTGGAGAAGCGTACGATCCAAGATATCCACCGGAATGCTCTAGTTAGCATTTTCTTGCGATTACTTGAATACTTCCAAGGCATCCTGTTCCTCACTACTAACCGTGTGGAGACATTCGACGATGCATTCCAGTCGCGTATTCACGTTGCTTTGCGCTATGGTGACCTGACGGCCAAAGCTAAGCGTGCTGTCTGGAAGATGTTCCTTGATAAGGTTCGCACGAAGGAGGGCCTTGAGGTGGTTAAGTTTACGGACAAGGACTATGATACTCTTGCCAGGCATGCCCTAAACGGCCGACAG ATTAAGAACTCCGTTCGAACTGCGCAGGCTCTTGCCCTTAACGAACAGACTGCTTTGTCCATGGAGCATATCAACCGTGTTCTAGACGTGGCTGAGACCTTTGAACAGGATCTCAAGGGCGGAACCGGATACATGGATGCCATGCGAAGCTACACCTAA
- a CDS encoding uncharacterized protein (EggNog:ENOG410PXTQ~BUSCO:15701at33183): MSPFTAINHPGVEDSAIKMEEVENTNTGDVSDEGEIKSEDRQEEQADDGPAKEKKGEKEPKNPATPRKRGRKPGVKKDAAIKTENSDEGNKENVSPDNDGSPQKKQRMTPGKKSRPIPTSIENACEEDKMLLRLKDKENKSWSEIASAWTEMTGEATKGTTLSTRYMRIKANLAVLSKDDEILLLKVKKDMEEKFEAEKWQRIAESMEQTRGAKFPPLTLQKKFKELEKKGNGEEAV, from the exons ATGTCTCCATTCACTGCCATCAACCACCCAGGTGTCGAGGACTCGGCTATTAAAATGGAAGAGGTTGAGAACACCAACACTGGTGATGTCTCCGACGAAGGTGAAATAAAATCAGAGGACAGGCAGGAAGAACAGGCTGATGATGGTccagcaaaagaaaaaaag GGTGAGAAAGAGCCCAAAAACCCGGCTACCCCACGCAAGCGTGGTCGCAAGCCAGGAGTTAAAAAGGACGCTGCCATCAAAACTGAGAACAGCGATGAAGGCAACAAGGAAAACGTCAGCCCTGACAATGACGGGTCTCCTCAAAAAAAGCAGAGGATGACTCCTGGTAAAAAGAGCCGTCCGATCCCGACTTCCATTGAAAACGCATGCGAGGAAGACAAGATGTTGCTCCGTCTCAAGGACAAGGAAAACAAGAGTTGGTCCGAAATCGCCAGTGCATGGACGGAGATGACCGGAGAAGCGACCAAAGGAACCACGCTTTCAACTCGTTATATGCGTATCAAGGCTAATCTTGCCGTTCTGTCTAAGGACGAC GAAATTCTCTTGCTCAAAGTGAAGAAGGACATGGAAGAAAAGTTTGAAGCAGAGAAGTGGCAGCGAATCGCGGAGTCCATGGAACAGACCCGCGGCGCGAAGTTTCCACCTCTCACTCTCCAGAAGAAGTTCAAGGAACTCGAGAAGAAGGGAAATGGAGAAGAGGCAGTCTAA